The Rhododendron vialii isolate Sample 1 chromosome 8a, ASM3025357v1 genome has a window encoding:
- the LOC131336430 gene encoding uncharacterized protein LOC131336430 isoform X2, with the protein MQREFLHYACLKMMGYSKWQENLVVLVNLTISAPNSLIQQYPESHSLLHLFLTKHSWEPPILFHLNQLIAGAEERDMDLCRKDTVNDNVVDGATLFVAESFARICRRGSADVLLSQVIPHILGHVHSIRLSNANVDVREGFGVKSGSQFWLKLMEAIKDPYAVERLSEQLLRQLVAEQVTDVEAYWILWILFHRICESQTAFRSMFIEKFLLWKVFPFRCLRWILHFAVLGFPPDATLPRAHTSRGLSETTQRLATVWSKREFVQSAPVEQQVYVTAALGLSLEKMSKEDLDATKDLMRSILDGVSGRLESPDHLVRRMASSIALVFSKIIDPNNPLYLDNSCSQETIDWEFGLATPKKGTLTDSQFADKEVDKLKTCSALLPEKGFDTKVNRGVGNDHKVLKKRLSEFKLVDPDEIIDPATLKNEYVSGEEDGTDGASENSETSSDSSLQPYDLSDDDTDLKGKFSQLVDVLGALRKSDDPDGVERALDVAEKLVRASPDELTYVAGDLVRTLVQARCSDSTIEGEEESAEVKRQKALVALIVTAPFQSLDALNKLIYSPNVDVSQRIMILDVMTDAAQELANAKMMKPKQHPRNLISTVSETQPWFMPSSIGPPGAGPWKEISRTETPLNWSYSYERELPPRRGQVKRGKTRRWSSRPDHIQGHSMEWSQNKFPQYAAAFMLPAMQGFDKKRHGVDLLGRDFIVLGRLIYMLGVCMKCAAMHPEASALAPPLMDMLSSREICHHTEAYVRKSVLFAASCILVALHPSHVASSLIEGNAEISRGLEWVRTWALHVAESDTDRECYTLAVGCLQLHTEMALQASRALESKPVSIDMPSNLLKGTIKIPH; encoded by the exons AGTTCTTGCACTATGCTTGCTTGAAAATGATGGGGTACTCCAAATGGCAAGAGAATTTGGTGGTTCTTGTCAATCTGACGATATCAGCACCGAACAGCTTAATTCAACAATATCCAGAGTCGCACAGCTTGTTACATCTATTCCTGACAAAGCACAGTTGGGAACCTCCAATTCTCTTTCATCTCA ATCAACTTATTGCTGGAGCAGAAGAACGGGACATGGATCTATGCAGAAAAGACACTGTCAATGATAATGTTGTGGATGGTGCCACCCTATTTGTTGCAGAATCATTTGCTCGCATTTGTCGACGAGGGTCTGCAG ACGTGCTGTTAAGTCAAGTGATTCCACATATTCTTGGGCATGTGCATAGTATTCGATTGTCAAACGCCAACGTGGATGTTAGGGAGGGGTTTGGGGTGAAGTCTGGTTCTCAGTTTTGGTTGAAGCTGATGGAGGCAATTAAAGACCCCTATGCTGTGGAAAGATTGTCTGAACAGCTATTACGGCAGTTAGTAGCTGAACAAGTAACTGATGTTGAGGCTTATTGGATTCTTTGGATATTGTTCCATCGGATTTGTGAGAGTCAAACGGCATTCAG GTCCATGTTCATTGAGAAATTTTTGCTTTGGAAAGTGTTTCCTTTCCGTTGCCTGAGATGGATACTTCACTTTGCTGTTCTTGGATTCCCTCCTGATGCCACTTTGCCGAGAGCTCATACTTCTCGTGGTCTATCGGAGACAACGCAGCGTCTCGCCACAGTATGGTCCAAAAGAGAATTTGTGCAATCAGCCCCAGTAGAGCAGCAAGTTT ATGTAACGGCAGCTCTAGGTCTCTCCCTAGAGAAGATGTCAAAAGAAGATTTAGATGCAACCAAGGATCTGATGCGCTCGATTCTTGATGGAGTTAGCG GTAGGCTGGAAAGCCCTGACCATTTGGTTCGAAGAATGGCTAGCAGTATTGCTTTAGTATTTTCGAAGATAATTGACCCTAACAATCCTTTGTATCTTGATAATAGCTGTAGTCAAGAGACCATTGACTGGGAGTTTGGATTAGCAACTCCAAAGAAAGGGACACTGACTGACTCACAATTCGCAGATAAGGAAGTTGATAAATTGAAAACATGCAGTGCCTTGTTACCAGAAAAGGGATTTGACACCAAGGTCAATAGAGGTGTGGGCAACGATCACAAGGTTTTGAAGAAGAGGCTATCTGAATTTAAGTTGGTGGATCCTGATGAGATTATTGATCCAGCCACACTGAAAAATGAATATGTTTCTGGTGAGGAAGATGGTACTGATGGTGCAAGTGAAAATTCTGAAACTTCGAGTGACTCATCTTTACAGCCGTATGACTTGTCAGATGATGACACAGACTTGAAAGGTAAATTCTCACAGTTGGTTGATGTGCTTGGAGCTCTCAGAAAATCTGATGACCCCGATGGT gttGAAAGGGCCCTTGATGTTGCTGAAAAGCTTGTCCGTGCATCACCTGATGAACTTACTTATGTAGCTGGGGATCTGGTCAGAACTCTTGTACAGGCTCGTTGCTCTGATTCAACTattgaaggagaagaagaatcaGCTGAAGTAAAGAGGCAAAAAGCGCTGGTTGCACTGATCGTCACGGCTCCTTTTCAATCCCTTGATGCCCTCAACAAGCTGATATATTCACCTAATGTAGATGTCAGCCAACGGATCATGATACTTGACGTGATGACTGATGCGGCACAGGAGCTTGCTAATGCTAAAATGATGAAACCGAAACAGCATCCGAGGAACCTCATATCCACCGTTTCAGAGACTCAACCGTGGTTTATGCCAAGTAGTATAGGTCCCCCTGGAGCTGGTCCTTGGAAGGAGATTTCCCGCACTGAAACTCCGTTAAATTGGTCGTACTCGTATGAGAGAGAACTTCCCCCTAGACGAGGTCAAGTCAAGAGAGGGAAAACGCGCAGATGGAGCTCCCGACCGGATCATATACAAGGACATTCAATGGAATGGTCTCAGAATAAGTTCCCTCAATATGCAGCAGCATTTATGCTTCCAGCTATGCAGGGATTTGATAAGAAAAGGCATGGTGTTGACTTGCTTGGCAGGGATTTTATTGTCCTGGGGAGACTTATCTATATGCTTGGTGTTTGTATGAAGTGTGCAGCCATGCATCCGGAAGCATCTGCCTTGGCTCCACCACTCATGGATATGTTAAGTTCTAG GGAGATATGTCATCATACGGAAGCATATGTCCGAAAATCTGTCCTTTTTGCAGCGTCTTGCATATTGGTGGCCCTCCATCCATCTCATGTAGCATCTTCTTTAATCGAAGGCAATGCAGAAATTTCTAGAGGGCTTGAGTGGGTACGCACTTGGGCACTTCATGTAGCTGAATCAGATACAGATAGAGAGTGCTACACG